The Streptococcus viridans genome includes a window with the following:
- the mscL gene encoding large conductance mechanosensitive channel protein MscL translates to MLKELKAFLLRGNVVDLAVAVIIGAAFGAIVTSFVNDIITPLILNPALKAAGVEKIAELTWNGVAYGSFLSAVINFLVIGTVLFFVVKAAEKAQNLGKKEEAAEEEASAPTQEELLAEIRDLLANK, encoded by the coding sequence ATGTTAAAAGAATTGAAAGCTTTCCTCCTTCGTGGAAACGTTGTTGACCTTGCTGTTGCTGTGATTATCGGGGCTGCATTTGGAGCTATCGTTACTTCATTTGTGAACGATATCATCACTCCGCTTATTTTGAACCCAGCTTTGAAAGCTGCTGGTGTTGAAAAGATTGCTGAATTGACATGGAACGGTGTTGCATACGGTAGCTTCTTGAGCGCTGTAATCAACTTCCTTGTTATCGGTACTGTTCTTTTCTTCGTAGTGAAAGCTGCTGAGAAAGCTCAAAACCTTGGTAAAAAAGAAGAAGCTGCTGAAGAAGAAGCTTCTGCTCCTACTCAAGAAGAGTTGCTTGCTGAAATCCGCGACTTGCTTGCAAACAAATAA
- the rpsU gene encoding 30S ribosomal protein S21: MSKTVVRKNESLDDALRRFKRAVTKAGTLQETRKREFYEKPSVKRKRKSEAARKRKKF; the protein is encoded by the coding sequence ATGTCAAAAACAGTAGTACGTAAGAATGAATCTCTTGACGATGCTCTTCGTCGTTTCAAACGTGCGGTTACTAAAGCTGGTACTCTTCAAGAAACACGCAAACGTGAATTCTATGAAAAACCTTCTGTAAAACGTAAACGTAAATCAGAAGCAGCTCGTAAACGTAAAAAATTCTAA
- the dnaG gene encoding DNA primase, whose protein sequence is MVDKQLISEIKNSVNIVDVIGEVVQLTKAGRNFLGLCPFHGEKTPSFNVVEDKQFYHCFGCGKSGDVFKFIEDYRGVSFMEAVQIVGDQVGIHVQTHAPQSRGQQADGKQPFYEIHQEAAKFYHAILMTTKMGEDARQYLYDRGLDDEVLRHFQIGLAPAEGNYLYQSVSGKFSEKIMAESGLFHISDMGTIYDAFQDRIMFPLSDDTGRVIAFSGRLWREPVEGAKPQGKYKNSRSTLLFNKSYELYHLDKAKQVAKKNHELYLMEGFMDVIAAYRAGIENAVASMGTALTQEHVAHLSKFTKKVILAYDGDKAGRLATAKALEVLDKHEVEVVQIPDQMDPDEYLNKNSPQALAELLEKTRLSRVEFLMDYWKPDNIENLQAQIEFVEKMAPLIAQTPSVTAQNTYIYKLADLLVDFDYLQVEQTVNASRLQMRSQRQEQAQIQTQAPVASPTVVQKQLPRLVRAENHLLHRMNAFPYVLNEYRLRTDFSFDTPALQTLYKLLCQNGEVTSQDLSEQTEEVQRAWYLMLEENLPDEIAENELEEVEETRNRELLRKESQQIGKKVREASHSGDADQALLELERLIAQKRRME, encoded by the coding sequence ATGGTTGACAAACAACTGATTTCAGAAATAAAAAACAGTGTGAATATTGTAGATGTAATCGGAGAAGTCGTTCAATTGACAAAGGCAGGACGAAACTTTTTAGGACTCTGCCCTTTTCATGGTGAAAAGACGCCTTCTTTTAATGTAGTCGAGGATAAGCAGTTCTATCATTGTTTTGGTTGTGGCAAATCAGGCGATGTTTTTAAGTTTATCGAAGACTATCGTGGAGTCTCCTTCATGGAAGCTGTTCAAATTGTTGGAGATCAAGTAGGCATTCATGTGCAGACCCATGCTCCTCAGTCAAGGGGACAACAAGCAGATGGGAAACAACCCTTTTATGAGATTCATCAGGAGGCTGCTAAGTTCTATCATGCCATCCTGATGACGACAAAGATGGGAGAGGATGCTCGGCAATATCTTTACGATCGAGGGCTTGATGATGAGGTGCTTCGGCATTTTCAAATAGGGCTAGCGCCGGCAGAAGGAAATTATCTGTATCAGAGTGTTTCTGGAAAGTTTTCAGAAAAAATTATGGCCGAGTCGGGACTGTTTCATATTAGTGATATGGGGACTATATATGATGCTTTTCAAGATCGCATTATGTTTCCCTTATCGGACGATACTGGCCGAGTCATTGCCTTTTCTGGTCGACTATGGCGTGAACCAGTTGAGGGAGCAAAGCCTCAAGGGAAATACAAGAACAGCCGCAGTACGCTCCTTTTTAACAAGAGTTATGAGCTCTACCATTTGGACAAGGCCAAGCAAGTTGCAAAGAAGAACCATGAACTATACCTGATGGAAGGATTCATGGATGTCATCGCAGCCTATCGGGCTGGTATTGAGAATGCAGTTGCCTCCATGGGGACAGCGCTTACGCAGGAACATGTGGCCCATCTGAGCAAATTTACCAAAAAGGTTATCTTAGCCTATGATGGAGATAAAGCTGGACGGTTAGCAACTGCTAAGGCTTTAGAGGTTTTAGATAAACACGAGGTAGAGGTTGTTCAAATTCCTGATCAGATGGACCCAGACGAGTATCTCAATAAGAATTCTCCTCAGGCTTTGGCGGAATTATTGGAAAAAACACGTCTCAGTCGCGTAGAGTTTCTCATGGATTATTGGAAGCCGGACAATATTGAAAATTTGCAGGCGCAGATTGAATTTGTTGAAAAAATGGCTCCTTTAATTGCTCAGACACCTTCTGTAACGGCTCAGAACACCTATATATACAAATTAGCTGATCTGTTGGTAGACTTTGATTATTTGCAGGTGGAACAAACAGTAAATGCTAGTCGCCTACAGATGCGGAGTCAGCGTCAGGAGCAAGCGCAAATCCAGACACAGGCTCCAGTTGCTAGTCCAACTGTTGTACAGAAGCAGTTGCCTCGCCTGGTTCGGGCTGAGAATCATCTTCTTCATCGGATGAACGCTTTTCCTTATGTTTTAAATGAATATCGTCTTCGGACAGATTTTTCATTTGATACCCCTGCCTTGCAAACCTTGTACAAACTTCTTTGCCAAAATGGAGAAGTGACATCGCAGGATTTGTCAGAGCAGACAGAGGAAGTCCAACGGGCCTGGTATCTGATGTTAGAAGAAAATTTACCAGATGAAATAGCGGAGAATGAGCTGGAAGAAGTGGAAGAAACGAGAAATCGTGAGCTTCTCCGTAAAGAAAGTCAACAAATAGGGAAAAAAGTCCGAGAAGCCTCTCACAGTGGAGATGCGGATCAGGCTTTATTGGAACTCGAGCGACTAATCGCTCAAAAAAGAAGAATGGAGTAG
- the gla gene encoding aquaglyceroporin Gla: MQFDFWVKVATEFIATALLIILGNGAVANVELKGTKGHQSGWLVIAIGYGIGVMMPALMFGNVSGNHINPAFTIGLAVSGLFPWENVLYYIVAQILGAMFGQLVVVATHRPYYLQTENPNNILGTFSTISSLDKGTPESRKAATINGFVNEFAGSFVLFFGALALTKHFFGAEVASLAQRAATEQGGIFDASSTAAKLALSQAHAPGLGVAHLALGFLVMALVTSLGGPTGPGLNPARDLGPRLVHAFLPKSVLGEHKGDSKWWYAWVPVVAPILAAIVAIALFSFLYL; this comes from the coding sequence ATGCAATTTGATTTTTGGGTTAAGGTTGCGACCGAATTTATTGCAACAGCATTATTGATTATTTTAGGAAATGGTGCCGTTGCAAACGTTGAGTTGAAGGGTACCAAGGGGCATCAAAGTGGATGGCTCGTGATTGCGATTGGCTACGGAATAGGTGTTATGATGCCAGCCTTGATGTTTGGTAACGTTTCTGGTAACCATATCAACCCTGCCTTTACGATTGGTCTTGCAGTTAGCGGACTCTTCCCTTGGGAAAATGTTTTATACTACATCGTTGCTCAAATTCTCGGAGCTATGTTTGGACAATTGGTTGTCGTTGCGACTCACCGTCCATATTACCTCCAAACTGAAAATCCAAACAATATCTTGGGAACATTCTCAACGATTTCTAGCTTGGATAAAGGAACTCCAGAATCACGTAAAGCAGCAACCATCAATGGTTTCGTCAATGAGTTTGCTGGATCATTCGTCCTTTTCTTCGGTGCACTTGCCTTGACAAAACACTTCTTCGGTGCAGAGGTTGCTTCTCTAGCTCAAAGAGCTGCGACTGAGCAGGGAGGTATTTTTGATGCTTCTTCAACAGCTGCAAAATTGGCTTTGTCACAAGCACATGCTCCTGGTCTAGGAGTTGCTCACTTGGCACTTGGATTCCTCGTTATGGCTTTGGTGACATCACTTGGTGGTCCTACAGGACCTGGTTTGAACCCTGCACGTGACCTTGGTCCTCGTTTGGTTCACGCCTTCCTTCCAAAATCTGTTTTAGGTGAACACAAGGGAGATTCAAAATGGTGGTACGCTTGGGTACCTGTTGTAGCACCAATCTTGGCTGCAATCGTTGCCATTGCCCTCTTTAGCTTCCTTTATTTGTAA